In the Chlorobium limicola DSM 245 genome, one interval contains:
- a CDS encoding type II restriction endonuclease — protein MDIYRNICTISSDTRSVSKIPEIHLFFRFCGLLRNRAIRPC, from the coding sequence ATCGATATTTACCGCAACATCTGCACCATCAGTTCCGACACAAGGAGCGTTTCGAAGATTCCTGAAATCCATCTTTTTTTCAGATTCTGCGGTTTGCTCAGGAACAGGGCTATTCGACCGTGCTGA
- a CDS encoding OmpA family protein, whose translation MALNLLELVTAGISRENTGKMAALLGEETATVTGSLGAVAASILSGLMNKASATGGAQEIVSRIAAGEFKGDLLNNFGSLLAGGRQTETLLKTGGELVSFLFGSKSADLGKVIASSTGLAKGSSSSLLGMMAPFVMAVLGKQVTSDNLDSEGLTSLLNSQKSAVQRAAPAGLPGVLGLLSLSQLGGAPPTVPIGIPGNIASFAKGLWPFLLGIAALAMLMKTCGQPPVKETPPPAAAVAPDTTAAASDTSTAAPDSAAVAADSLGAFGEYELPNGVKLNIPEFGIERKLIAFIEDATKPADKETWFSFDRLVFDTGKATLKPESQEQIGNINEILKAFSAVSLKFGGYTDNVGDPQANLRLSKDRAEAVMTEIVKLGIDKARLDAEGYGAEHPVADNATEEGRQKNRRVDCRVTKK comes from the coding sequence ATGGCATTGAACCTGTTGGAACTTGTTACCGCCGGCATCTCGAGAGAAAACACCGGAAAAATGGCCGCCTTGCTGGGCGAAGAAACCGCAACCGTAACCGGAAGTCTCGGTGCTGTTGCCGCTTCGATTTTGAGCGGCCTCATGAACAAGGCGTCCGCTACGGGAGGAGCTCAGGAGATTGTCAGCAGGATTGCTGCCGGAGAATTCAAAGGCGACCTCCTGAACAATTTCGGCAGCCTACTCGCAGGAGGCCGCCAGACCGAAACGCTGCTGAAAACAGGCGGTGAGCTTGTATCCTTCCTTTTCGGCAGTAAATCAGCCGATCTCGGCAAGGTTATAGCCTCCTCTACCGGGCTGGCAAAAGGTTCTTCGTCATCGCTGCTCGGCATGATGGCACCGTTTGTCATGGCTGTGCTCGGCAAACAGGTCACATCGGACAACCTTGATTCCGAAGGCCTCACGAGCCTGCTGAACTCACAGAAATCCGCCGTGCAGCGGGCGGCTCCCGCCGGTCTGCCCGGAGTGCTCGGACTGCTCAGTCTGTCACAGCTCGGAGGGGCACCGCCGACCGTCCCGATCGGCATTCCGGGCAATATAGCCTCGTTTGCCAAGGGGCTCTGGCCTTTCCTGCTCGGTATCGCCGCACTTGCCATGCTCATGAAAACATGCGGTCAGCCACCAGTAAAGGAGACGCCCCCGCCTGCAGCGGCTGTTGCGCCCGACACCACTGCGGCAGCTTCGGATACCTCGACAGCCGCACCTGACTCCGCAGCTGTCGCAGCAGACTCGCTCGGTGCCTTCGGCGAATACGAACTGCCGAACGGTGTGAAGTTGAACATACCGGAATTCGGCATCGAACGAAAACTGATCGCTTTCATCGAGGATGCGACGAAACCAGCCGACAAGGAAACCTGGTTCTCGTTTGACCGTCTCGTATTCGACACCGGAAAAGCAACGCTCAAACCGGAATCTCAGGAACAGATCGGCAACATCAATGAAATCCTCAAAGCGTTCTCTGCTGTATCGCTGAAATTCGGCGGCTATACGGATAACGTAGGGGATCCACAGGCAAACCTCAGGTTGTCAAAGGATCGTGCCGAAGCGGTCATGACAGAAATCGTGAAACTCGGCATCGACAAGGCAAGGCTCGATGCTGAAGGGTATGGAGCGGAACATCCCGTTGCCGACAACGCAACCGAAGAGGGAAGGCAGAAAAACAGGCGGGTCGATTGCAGGGTAACGAAAAAGTAG
- a CDS encoding FmdB family zinc ribbon protein — translation MPTYQYRCSSCGNELEVFQKMTDDALTKCPKCEQEALERVISASGGFVLKGSGFYGTDYCGSKSAPSAPAAPSGGCSTGTCPFAK, via the coding sequence ATGCCAACCTATCAGTACCGTTGTTCAAGTTGCGGAAACGAACTCGAAGTATTTCAGAAAATGACCGACGACGCGCTGACCAAGTGCCCCAAATGCGAGCAAGAGGCTCTTGAAAGGGTGATCAGCGCATCAGGCGGTTTTGTGCTCAAGGGATCGGGCTTCTATGGCACCGATTACTGCGGCAGCAAAAGCGCGCCTTCAGCTCCCGCTGCACCATCAGGCGGTTGCTCTACCGGCACCTGCCCCTTTGCGAAATAA
- the recO gene encoding DNA repair protein RecO: MIVKTRAVVLREIKYRDQSKICTLFTSEFGKLTAILKGGRNPKSRLSGKFSAGNVLDIVLYKKNGRDIQLISDGSLLFSPLSAEPDMERFATMYRIIDLISQALEGEEKNLPLFSLLTGVLEILYSTEERFELLFIWFLLRMISTLGFEPSLDRCVYSGEPLSAAAETMMLRELSFVMNPGGVALPAAALRQISQQHSITMPAYRLLSELSSTPLSALDEVDAGKAETEFLCKLLQEYCRLHLDHTPRNRNLAVVAQMLSK; encoded by the coding sequence GTGATCGTTAAAACCCGGGCAGTGGTGCTGAGGGAGATCAAATACCGTGATCAATCGAAGATTTGCACGCTTTTCACGAGCGAGTTCGGCAAGCTAACGGCTATCCTGAAAGGAGGACGGAACCCGAAAAGCAGGCTTTCCGGAAAGTTCAGCGCCGGCAACGTGCTTGATATTGTGCTGTATAAAAAAAACGGCCGCGACATTCAACTGATCAGTGATGGCAGTCTGCTCTTCAGCCCGCTCTCTGCAGAGCCTGACATGGAGCGCTTCGCCACCATGTATCGGATTATCGACCTTATCAGTCAGGCCCTCGAGGGTGAAGAGAAAAACCTGCCGCTCTTTTCGCTCCTTACCGGAGTGCTTGAGATCCTTTACAGCACAGAGGAGCGATTTGAACTGCTTTTTATCTGGTTTCTGCTAAGAATGATTTCGACTCTTGGCTTTGAACCCTCCCTCGATCGTTGCGTATACAGCGGCGAACCTCTCTCGGCAGCTGCCGAGACCATGATGCTGAGAGAACTCTCTTTTGTGATGAATCCAGGCGGCGTAGCCCTGCCCGCAGCTGCCCTGCGTCAGATATCGCAGCAGCACTCCATCACCATGCCAGCTTACCGGCTGCTCAGCGAACTCTCTTCCACACCGCTTTCAGCGCTTGACGAAGTTGATGCCGGAAAAGCGGAAACGGAATTTCTCTGCAAGCTCCTTCAGGAGTACTGTCGGCTGCATCTCGACCATACCCCGCGGAACAGAAACCTTGCCGTCGTTGCACAAATGCTCTCGAAATAG
- a CDS encoding OstA-like protein: MRKVSSLPLLTAFLLLFMAASVPVTVHNTLQAEQKKIILLNADTIEGGETASDGAPQPFRSVIGNVRFLHGTITLACDRATEYGAEKKITLSGNIVITDNKVEVRADNGVYYPDTEQGELTGNVRGRMLDGSLMAKARKAVIEKKNDRIWLYEDAIAWGKNEQLSGDIIMVHVQESGEAKKRQTIDEVQVHRNALLAARDTLSTNPPLYNQMSGAKMVIMMNDNAKLSNVTVTGQAESLFNLYNEKNEPSGINYSSGKMIRMFFMDGKLDRVKVTGNVEGKQYPDSYRGNSKINLRKFVWREREKPF, encoded by the coding sequence ATGAGAAAAGTTTCTTCACTACCGTTGCTCACCGCTTTTCTGCTGCTTTTTATGGCAGCATCCGTCCCGGTTACGGTTCATAATACATTGCAGGCTGAACAAAAGAAAATTATTCTCCTCAACGCCGATACCATCGAAGGGGGCGAAACCGCTTCAGACGGCGCGCCGCAACCCTTTCGCTCAGTGATCGGCAACGTACGCTTTCTGCACGGCACCATAACGCTTGCCTGCGACCGAGCCACCGAATATGGAGCGGAAAAGAAAATTACACTCTCCGGCAACATTGTCATTACCGACAACAAGGTTGAGGTCCGTGCCGATAACGGCGTCTACTACCCCGATACGGAGCAGGGGGAACTGACGGGAAACGTCCGGGGAAGAATGCTCGACGGCAGCCTGATGGCCAAGGCGCGCAAAGCCGTGATTGAAAAGAAGAACGACAGAATCTGGCTCTACGAGGATGCCATAGCCTGGGGAAAAAATGAGCAGCTCAGCGGCGACATCATTATGGTGCATGTACAAGAGAGCGGCGAAGCGAAAAAGAGGCAGACGATCGATGAGGTGCAGGTTCACCGGAACGCTCTGCTCGCGGCACGAGATACACTTTCGACAAATCCCCCGCTCTACAACCAGATGAGCGGCGCCAAGATGGTGATCATGATGAACGACAACGCGAAACTCTCGAATGTAACCGTAACCGGCCAGGCCGAAAGTCTTTTTAACCTTTACAACGAAAAAAACGAACCTTCCGGCATCAACTATTCAAGCGGGAAGATGATCAGGATGTTTTTCATGGACGGAAAGCTGGACCGGGTTAAGGTGACCGGTAACGTCGAAGGAAAGCAGTATCCTGATTCGTACAGGGGAAACAGTAAAATCAATTTGAGAAAATTCGTCTGGAGAGAGCGGGAAAAACCATTTTAA
- a CDS encoding UDP-N-acetyl glucosamine 2-epimerase: MKKLLLAAGGKPGALLLAPLYNALKKNGIFKPVAVFAAAQSAEPLSRELATCFGIGEAGHTITLGEDSPGQQLAAVITGMEPIIAREQPVLVMVCGSDNAALGAALAATKLGVPVAVADAGLRCHDRSDADEINRILIDSIADLHFISEHSGEYNLINEGVADEKVFFSGNLSIDTLAVLMEQAERDTIAAELGLQPKKYALVLLNPAGAIAAREPLEMTLRLLKKMSGLTTVLVPLAAGLDELMKQHKLDKAFGGVEGLVMIAHPGHAGLLTLLRDSVLLITDSEELQAESTVMNVPCLTMMDNTARPATIEIGTNVLVGVDEEDIMSRIHDILHSGEHAHSSKRNKIPEKWDGAAASRIVEVLGRVL; this comes from the coding sequence GTGAAAAAATTACTATTGGCTGCAGGTGGCAAGCCTGGCGCACTTCTTCTTGCGCCTCTATATAATGCGCTGAAAAAAAACGGAATATTCAAGCCTGTTGCGGTTTTCGCGGCAGCACAAAGCGCCGAACCTCTCAGCAGGGAGCTTGCGACCTGTTTTGGCATCGGTGAGGCGGGGCACACCATTACCCTTGGCGAGGACTCGCCGGGTCAACAGCTTGCCGCTGTGATAACGGGCATGGAACCCATTATCGCCCGCGAGCAGCCGGTTCTCGTGATGGTGTGCGGCAGCGACAATGCAGCTCTTGGTGCAGCACTTGCCGCTACGAAGCTCGGTGTGCCGGTTGCCGTTGCCGATGCGGGATTGCGCTGTCACGACCGTTCCGATGCCGACGAGATCAACCGTATTCTTATCGACTCCATCGCAGACCTGCATTTTATCAGCGAGCACAGCGGCGAGTATAATCTGATCAACGAAGGCGTTGCCGACGAGAAAGTTTTTTTTTCCGGAAACCTCTCCATCGACACGCTTGCCGTCCTGATGGAGCAGGCCGAGCGTGACACCATTGCTGCCGAACTCGGACTTCAGCCAAAAAAGTACGCGCTGGTACTCCTGAATCCTGCCGGCGCTATAGCTGCCAGAGAGCCGCTTGAAATGACCCTTCGGCTTCTTAAAAAGATGTCCGGTTTGACCACCGTGCTTGTGCCTCTTGCCGCAGGGCTCGATGAACTCATGAAGCAGCATAAACTCGACAAGGCGTTCGGCGGGGTAGAGGGGCTCGTGATGATTGCTCACCCTGGTCATGCGGGCCTCTTGACTCTGTTGAGAGACTCGGTGTTGCTCATCACCGATTCCGAAGAGCTGCAGGCGGAGTCGACGGTCATGAATGTGCCCTGCCTCACGATGATGGACAACACCGCGCGTCCGGCTACCATCGAAATCGGCACCAATGTACTTGTCGGGGTCGACGAGGAGGATATCATGAGTCGCATTCACGACATTCTGCATTCCGGAGAGCATGCACACAGTTCGAAGCGAAACAAAATTCCTGAAAAATGGGACGGAGCAGCCGCATCGCGCATCGTCGAGGTGCTCGGCAGGGTGCTGTAA
- a CDS encoding DUF3597 domain-containing protein → MGIFSSIMNKLGFGGEKKEVAAKPVSTVAAKPAAVAKPAAAPQPVPVAISEVDVVAKLEALASAHTEKLNWKTSIVDLMKLLGLDSSLAERKELAVELGCPAEKMGDSAQMNMWLHKTVLKKLAENGGNIPKDLLD, encoded by the coding sequence ATGGGAATTTTCAGTTCGATTATGAATAAGCTTGGATTTGGCGGGGAGAAAAAAGAGGTGGCCGCCAAGCCTGTATCGACCGTTGCAGCCAAGCCCGCTGCCGTCGCCAAGCCCGCTGCTGCGCCTCAACCCGTACCTGTTGCGATCAGCGAAGTTGATGTTGTCGCAAAGCTTGAAGCTCTGGCGAGTGCGCATACCGAGAAACTTAACTGGAAGACTTCGATTGTCGATCTTATGAAACTACTTGGACTTGACAGCAGCCTGGCCGAAAGAAAGGAACTTGCTGTGGAACTCGGTTGCCCTGCAGAAAAAATGGGCGATTCTGCGCAGATGAACATGTGGCTTCACAAGACCGTCCTGAAAAAGCTGGCAGAAAACGGAGGGAATATTCCCAAAGATCTGCTTGATTGA
- the hemL gene encoding glutamate-1-semialdehyde 2,1-aminomutase codes for MPQLTKSAELFELAKKFIPGGVNSPVRAFKSVGGTPIYMAKGEGAYMTDVDGNTYLDYVGSWGPFILGSMQPRVTAAIEYTLRNIGSSFGTPIEMEIEIAELLSRIVPSIEMVRMVNSGTEATMSAVRLARGYTGRDKIIKFEGCYHGHGDSFLIKAGSGVLTLGSPDSPGVTKGTAADTLNATYNDIESVRLLVNENRGDIAAIIIEPVAGNTGVIPAKKEFLVALRELCDQEGIVLIFDEVMCGFRVALGGAQELYGVTPDLTTMGKIIGGGLPVGAFGGKRKIMENVAPLGSVYQAGTLSGNPLALTAGLETLKILMEEDPYPELERKAAFLEAGFRENMQKLGLNYVQNRVGSMACLFFTETPVVDYKSAITADVAKYGKYFHSMLDQGIYLAPSQFEAMFTSYVHSDEDLEKTVKANYNALVAAHQ; via the coding sequence ATGCCTCAGCTAACCAAATCTGCAGAGCTCTTTGAGCTTGCAAAGAAGTTCATCCCCGGCGGCGTCAACTCCCCGGTCCGTGCCTTCAAATCCGTAGGCGGAACCCCGATCTACATGGCCAAGGGTGAAGGCGCCTACATGACCGACGTTGACGGCAACACCTACCTGGATTATGTCGGGTCATGGGGCCCGTTCATTCTCGGCAGCATGCAGCCCCGCGTTACCGCTGCCATCGAGTACACCCTGCGGAACATCGGCAGCAGCTTCGGCACACCGATTGAAATGGAAATCGAAATTGCCGAACTGCTCTCCAGAATCGTACCATCCATCGAAATGGTGCGCATGGTGAACAGCGGAACCGAGGCAACCATGTCGGCCGTGCGGCTTGCCCGCGGGTACACCGGCCGTGACAAAATCATCAAATTCGAGGGCTGCTACCACGGCCACGGCGACAGCTTCCTCATCAAGGCCGGCTCAGGCGTGCTGACCCTCGGCTCCCCTGACAGCCCCGGCGTCACCAAAGGCACTGCCGCGGACACCCTGAACGCAACCTATAACGATATCGAATCGGTCAGACTGCTGGTCAACGAGAACAGAGGCGACATCGCCGCCATCATCATCGAACCGGTTGCAGGCAACACCGGCGTCATTCCGGCTAAGAAAGAGTTCCTCGTTGCTCTGCGTGAGCTTTGCGACCAGGAAGGCATCGTCCTGATTTTCGACGAGGTAATGTGCGGCTTCCGGGTTGCCCTCGGCGGCGCTCAGGAGCTTTATGGCGTCACCCCCGACCTCACCACGATGGGCAAGATCATCGGCGGAGGCCTCCCTGTCGGCGCATTCGGCGGCAAGCGCAAAATCATGGAAAACGTTGCTCCGCTTGGCTCAGTCTATCAGGCCGGCACACTTTCGGGCAACCCGCTCGCACTGACCGCAGGCCTGGAAACCCTGAAAATCCTCATGGAGGAGGATCCCTATCCGGAACTCGAACGGAAGGCGGCATTCCTCGAAGCGGGCTTCAGGGAGAACATGCAGAAGCTCGGCCTGAACTACGTGCAGAACCGCGTAGGCTCCATGGCATGCCTCTTCTTTACCGAAACGCCTGTTGTGGACTACAAGAGCGCCATCACCGCCGATGTCGCAAAATACGGCAAGTACTTCCACTCCATGCTCGACCAGGGCATCTACCTTGCCCCGTCGCAGTTCGAGGCCATGTTCACCAGTTACGTGCACTCGGACGAGGATCTGGAGAAAACTGTCAAAGCGAACTACAACGCCCTCGTCGCCGCACACCAGTAA
- a CDS encoding VOC family protein produces MNRTKAFHEVGNADGTALDIDATIARASQHAETVIRPGTNIGDYGFIFFRV; encoded by the coding sequence ATGAACCGCACAAAAGCATTCCATGAAGTTGGCAATGCTGATGGCACAGCTCTGGATATCGACGCCACAATCGCAAGAGCATCACAACACGCAGAAACGGTGATCAGGCCCGGAACAAACATCGGGGATTACGGATTCATCTTTTTTCGGGTATGA
- a CDS encoding NACHT domain-containing protein, protein MAINRTFQDIPSENINKADQQSYLSALARIRDTGWPELLQSKRILIISEAGSGKTFECQEQQKLLWGKGEPAFFLELSELAKCKLPEMLVGEEEKRLKEWVDSQSDIATFFLDSIDELKISQGSFRLALVNLRKGIADQLGRARIVITTRPTSFDINLVHEILEIPPRRDEEASGEMFAQIAMRGSVKNNDGKEDHTHNEFRTVALLPLSDDQIMDFAHDQNIENPRELLDALKKNNAQEFARRPQDLIELCQDWRIEKRIRKHSEQVLTNIRIKLKPRDDRKERFALSMDKAVDGASRLALAMQVTRRSTIRHDPAKDTVEEGVALDPALILSDWNPEEIKVLLERPLFGFANYGRVRFHHRSVAEYLAAKRLLDMRKKGMTVRTLQQLIFAETKGKIIVRPSKRPVAGWLALEEHMIFELLRDHEPAVLLSEGDPESLMTIQRAEALRAYVERYGKGGWRGLEIPDIQIHRFASPELAPDINRLWSVGIKNQEVLELLLDMIGMGQISECSDIAYDSARNSSSSNGERLAAFKALVQLNDSRLDSVVTEIAENANTLPDTIALGALYLFFPKHLTASQFCKILAGIKVKHIDSIRFQLPRLIADADLKVTQLIDLRDQLSILISKGMRWQHDQRHIVSDYLQLSSALAGVCMHGLKTGGTSDWLRPSALAVRLHHPQFENDEVYKQLKQLLAVLPCEQREKLFWVEDSLLQSVHPIDDPSNRFYEVGIEGSLNIDQAYDLDWIKRALSDTDRSFADRLLLLEAAIWLGPRQEKRLNHIIELKSLVSDSVELLALIDERCEKLLKNDQEFLRIEIEDAKRKQKQERKEKKAFASWIELWREVTEDCDTAFSAENSENTAWNLCRVMNQAGNEHWNRRFIETQFDKETADRLRLVLMKQWRNDLPTLPSERPAESRGTTLVRWRQGLAGIYAEAEDQYWASKLSEKEAKLAARYVLMELNGFPLWLDVLVQANPEAVDATLGEELTWELNCLADAQWHSMLLQSIGYASDIVIQAFMPRLWTWFQVNHKVTCKDENNGGEIRRFEMVVEILVKHGDKETLNQIRAIAQNNLRKQTPFLLAAIWLPALMRLDPSRGVNALEKKIEHITPAQYSEAVKWFSKLFFESRNGLNLNDTEQFTPDLLLRLLRLSYRHVRPSDDVQHDEAYSPDSRDNAERIRNAILTALLNAKGEQAWWAKLEVVVDPLFENLKDRILTIAEERWAEEIDADSYDDLQAKALDTQCEAPPATNEAMFNVMVSRLEDIGELLLSDESPRELWAGIYEEKLMRRAIARELASKANGMYKINQEAITGDEKETDIRLCSRISDHEAVIELKLAEKYTVRTLRNTLQNQLVRKYLEPENRRSGCLFITLSKDKKWKHADNDSWLDFETLIQLLRVEARRIVESMGGLRLHVHALDLRPRLPAEAKKRKQNA, encoded by the coding sequence ATGGCAATTAACAGAACTTTTCAGGACATACCTTCTGAAAATATTAACAAGGCCGATCAGCAGTCATACCTTTCTGCATTAGCCCGCATCAGAGATACAGGATGGCCGGAATTACTGCAATCGAAACGCATCTTGATTATATCCGAGGCTGGCTCTGGGAAAACGTTTGAATGCCAAGAGCAACAGAAACTCCTGTGGGGTAAAGGTGAGCCAGCCTTTTTTCTGGAATTGAGTGAATTGGCAAAATGCAAGTTGCCTGAAATGCTGGTTGGTGAAGAAGAGAAACGACTTAAAGAATGGGTTGATTCTCAATCGGATATCGCCACTTTCTTTCTTGATTCAATTGATGAGCTGAAAATAAGTCAGGGTTCATTTAGACTGGCTCTTGTTAATCTACGTAAAGGTATTGCCGATCAGCTAGGGCGGGCACGGATCGTTATAACCACGAGACCGACAAGCTTTGACATAAATCTGGTTCACGAAATCCTTGAGATTCCACCTCGACGAGATGAAGAGGCGAGTGGCGAGATGTTTGCTCAAATAGCCATGCGTGGAAGTGTCAAAAATAACGACGGCAAAGAAGATCATACGCATAACGAATTTCGTACAGTAGCTCTCTTACCATTGTCTGACGATCAGATCATGGATTTTGCCCATGATCAGAATATTGAGAACCCTCGCGAACTTCTTGACGCGCTTAAGAAAAACAATGCACAGGAATTCGCCCGTCGTCCACAGGATTTGATCGAACTCTGTCAGGATTGGCGAATCGAAAAACGCATTCGCAAACATTCAGAGCAGGTTCTCACCAATATTCGCATCAAGCTAAAGCCTCGTGATGATCGCAAGGAACGATTCGCTCTTTCTATGGATAAGGCGGTTGATGGGGCAAGTCGGCTTGCACTGGCAATGCAGGTCACTCGTCGCTCTACTATCAGGCATGATCCGGCTAAGGATACAGTCGAAGAAGGTGTTGCCCTCGATCCAGCGTTAATTCTTTCCGACTGGAACCCGGAAGAAATAAAGGTCTTGCTGGAGCGCCCTTTATTCGGATTTGCCAATTATGGGCGGGTACGTTTTCACCATCGATCAGTTGCCGAATATCTCGCAGCCAAGCGTCTTTTGGATATGCGAAAAAAGGGAATGACAGTACGTACCCTGCAACAGCTGATATTTGCAGAGACAAAAGGCAAAATAATCGTTCGTCCATCGAAACGACCTGTTGCTGGATGGCTCGCCCTTGAGGAGCATATGATATTTGAATTGCTCCGCGATCATGAACCTGCGGTATTACTTTCCGAAGGCGATCCCGAATCACTGATGACTATCCAGAGAGCCGAAGCCCTTCGCGCCTATGTCGAACGCTATGGCAAAGGCGGTTGGCGTGGTTTGGAGATTCCAGACATTCAGATACATCGCTTTGCTTCGCCAGAACTTGCTCCGGACATCAATCGACTCTGGAGTGTCGGGATCAAAAATCAGGAAGTGCTGGAGTTATTGCTGGATATGATTGGTATGGGCCAGATTTCAGAATGTTCGGATATCGCCTATGATTCAGCCCGAAACAGCAGTTCATCAAATGGAGAGCGCCTTGCAGCTTTTAAGGCATTGGTGCAGCTCAATGATTCTCGTCTGGATTCTGTAGTTACCGAAATTGCAGAAAATGCCAATACACTGCCCGACACTATTGCGCTGGGAGCACTCTATCTTTTTTTCCCCAAGCACCTTACCGCTTCACAATTCTGCAAGATACTTGCTGGAATAAAGGTAAAGCACATCGATAGTATCAGGTTTCAATTACCCAGACTAATCGCAGATGCTGATCTTAAAGTGACACAATTGATTGATTTGAGAGATCAATTATCCATTTTAATCTCCAAGGGGATGAGGTGGCAACACGATCAGCGGCATATCGTTTCGGATTATTTACAACTTTCGAGTGCCCTTGCGGGGGTTTGTATGCATGGGTTGAAAACTGGCGGCACCTCTGACTGGCTCAGGCCGAGTGCTCTTGCTGTTAGGTTGCATCATCCTCAATTTGAAAATGATGAGGTTTATAAACAGCTTAAACAATTGCTTGCCGTCTTGCCTTGTGAACAACGTGAAAAGCTTTTTTGGGTAGAAGATTCCTTGCTTCAGTCAGTTCATCCGATTGATGATCCCTCGAATCGTTTTTATGAAGTTGGAATTGAGGGTTCCTTGAATATTGATCAGGCGTATGATCTCGACTGGATCAAGAGGGCTCTTTCTGATACGGATCGTTCTTTTGCTGACAGGCTACTGCTTCTGGAAGCTGCAATATGGCTTGGCCCCCGTCAGGAGAAAAGGTTAAATCATATTATCGAGTTGAAATCCTTGGTTTCTGATAGCGTCGAACTGCTTGCTTTGATTGATGAACGTTGTGAAAAATTATTAAAGAATGACCAAGAATTCCTGCGTATTGAAATTGAAGATGCTAAGCGCAAGCAAAAGCAGGAAAGGAAAGAAAAAAAGGCCTTTGCGAGTTGGATAGAATTATGGCGAGAGGTTACTGAGGATTGTGATACAGCTTTTTCTGCCGAGAACAGTGAGAATACGGCATGGAATCTGTGTCGTGTGATGAATCAGGCTGGCAATGAGCATTGGAACCGGCGATTCATTGAAACACAATTTGACAAAGAAACAGCAGATCGGCTACGCCTCGTGTTGATGAAACAATGGCGAAATGATTTGCCTACATTACCAAGTGAGCGTCCGGCTGAATCGAGAGGAACTACACTCGTGCGTTGGCGTCAGGGACTTGCCGGCATCTATGCTGAAGCTGAAGATCAATACTGGGCAAGCAAGCTTTCTGAAAAAGAGGCCAAGCTCGCAGCTCGTTACGTGCTCATGGAACTCAATGGATTTCCATTATGGCTGGATGTTTTGGTGCAGGCGAATCCTGAAGCGGTAGATGCAACGCTTGGCGAAGAACTGACTTGGGAACTGAACTGTTTGGCAGATGCACAGTGGCATTCAATGCTACTGCAAAGCATCGGCTATGCATCCGATATCGTTATACAGGCTTTTATGCCTCGTCTCTGGACTTGGTTTCAAGTCAATCACAAGGTCACCTGTAAAGATGAAAATAATGGAGGTGAAATACGGCGATTCGAAATGGTTGTCGAAATACTGGTCAAGCATGGAGATAAAGAAACGCTGAATCAAATCCGAGCGATAGCTCAGAATAATCTGCGCAAGCAAACGCCGTTTTTATTGGCAGCAATCTGGCTGCCTGCACTCATGCGACTCGATCCCAGCAGAGGTGTAAATGCGCTTGAAAAAAAGATTGAACATATCACGCCAGCACAATACAGTGAAGCGGTAAAATGGTTTAGTAAACTATTTTTTGAAAGTCGTAATGGGTTGAATCTTAATGATACAGAGCAATTCACGCCCGATTTATTACTTCGCCTGCTCAGACTATCCTACCGCCATGTTCGTCCAAGTGACGATGTTCAACATGATGAAGCTTACTCTCCTGACTCTCGTGATAATGCCGAGCGGATTCGTAATGCAATTTTGACGGCATTACTCAATGCAAAAGGAGAGCAAGCTTGGTGGGCAAAGCTTGAAGTAGTGGTCGATCCGTTGTTCGAGAATCTAAAAGACAGAATTCTGACTATTGCCGAAGAGCGATGGGCGGAGGAGATCGATGCCGATAGTTATGATGATTTACAGGCAAAAGCGCTCGACACGCAATGCGAAGCACCACCAGCGACAAATGAGGCGATGTTTAATGTCATGGTCAGTCGCCTTGAGGATATTGGCGAATTGTTACTGAGTGATGAATCTCCTCGTGAACTGTGGGCTGGAATTTATGAGGAAAAACTCATGCGTCGAGCAATTGCCCGTGAGTTGGCGAGCAAAGCAAATGGTATGTATAAAATCAATCAGGAAGCTATTACAGGTGACGAAAAGGAGACAGATATCCGGCTTTGTTCAAGAATATCCGATCATGAAGCTGTCATTGAATTAAAACTTGCCGAAAAGTATACGGTACGCACACTACGTAATACACTTCAGAATCAGCTTGTCAGGAAATACTTGGAACCTGAAAATCGTCGATCAGGATGTTTGTTCATAACGCTCAGCAAGGACAAGAAGTGGAAGCACGCTGATAACGATTCATGGCTTGATTTTGAAACTCTTATTCAACTGCTTCGAGTTGAGGCACGACGAATTGTCGAAAGTATGGGTGGCCTGCGTTTACACGTTCATGCCCTGGATCTTCGCCCACGACTTCCTGCCGAGGCAAAGAAGAGAAAACAAAATGCATGA